The proteins below are encoded in one region of Qipengyuania sp. HL-TH1:
- the rnpA gene encoding ribonuclease P protein component translates to MHPSLSVIRKRADFLAANRGLRVARPGFVLLARPNDGQGKRYGITVTKKIGNAVVRNRMKRRFRELLWDALPEVGLPDHDHILIGREGGIERDFGALRAELAAALARAAEGKGDRPRKPRHNRSRRA, encoded by the coding sequence ATGCACCCGAGCCTCTCCGTCATCCGCAAGCGCGCGGACTTCCTCGCGGCGAATCGCGGGCTGCGGGTTGCGCGCCCCGGCTTCGTGCTGCTCGCGCGGCCCAATGACGGGCAGGGCAAGCGCTATGGCATCACCGTGACCAAGAAGATCGGCAATGCGGTGGTGCGCAACCGGATGAAGCGGCGGTTTCGCGAATTGCTGTGGGACGCGCTGCCCGAAGTGGGCCTGCCCGATCACGATCATATCCTGATCGGCCGCGAGGGCGGGATCGAGCGCGATTTCGGCGCCCTGCGCGCGGAACTGGCCGCCGCGCTCGCGCGCGCTGCCGAAGGCAAGGGCGACCGCCCGCGCAAGCCGCGCCACAATCGCAGCCGCCGCGCATGA
- the yidC gene encoding membrane protein insertase YidC has translation MDNHRNLILAIVLSFLLLLGWTSAMDYLYPQPEQALVGDRADTPSEQASQAADGAATRHSRTGGLVDPAMREQEVADLKTALASPDRLPIDAPRVAGSINLRGGVIDDIVLKGYNETTSKDSEPVRIFSPSGTPAQQFAQFGWVGSNLTVPGPQTLWEADGDVLTADTPVTLTHDNGEGLTFAIRYSIDDKFMVTAEQSVANSGGAPVVIQPFGLVNRTSRTASEDLWIAHSGPIGVFGDSADYDVDYDDLDDDQRISPEGRTSWAGFTDIYWLAALVPQDDTAPETTFRALGDETYRADMIYEPSNLAAGQAYTVTSRLYAGAKESVILDSYEDAGLQKFGLAIDWGWFRWFEKPFLWLLRTIYDAVGNFGIAIICLTIIVRGAMFPIAQKGFASMASMKAIQPKMKALQEQYKDDKPKQQQEIMALYKKEKVNPVAGCLPMLLQIPVFFALYKVLYLAIEMRHRDFLWITDLSAPDPANLANALSYVGIEVPQFLMIIFGLGVLGVLLGFTMWLTFKLNPSTLDPMQQKIFDIMPWILMFVMAPFAAGLLLYWVTSNILTLAQQKYLYSKHPQLRAAIEEDKAKKAAEAAKAGS, from the coding sequence TTGGACAACCATCGCAATTTGATCCTCGCCATAGTGCTTTCCTTCCTGCTGTTGCTGGGATGGACCTCGGCGATGGACTACCTCTACCCGCAGCCCGAACAGGCGCTGGTCGGGGACCGGGCGGATACGCCAAGCGAACAGGCGAGCCAGGCGGCCGACGGGGCGGCAACGCGGCATTCGCGCACCGGCGGCCTCGTCGATCCGGCGATGCGCGAGCAGGAAGTGGCCGATCTGAAGACCGCGCTGGCCAGCCCCGACCGGCTGCCTATCGACGCACCGCGCGTGGCGGGGTCGATCAACCTGCGCGGCGGGGTGATCGATGACATCGTGCTCAAGGGCTATAACGAAACCACCAGCAAGGATAGCGAACCGGTTCGCATCTTCTCGCCCAGCGGCACGCCCGCGCAGCAATTCGCGCAATTCGGCTGGGTCGGTTCGAACCTCACGGTTCCCGGCCCGCAGACCTTGTGGGAAGCCGATGGCGATGTCCTGACCGCCGACACGCCCGTCACGCTGACGCATGACAATGGCGAAGGGCTGACCTTCGCCATCCGCTATTCGATCGACGACAAGTTCATGGTCACCGCCGAACAATCGGTTGCCAATAGCGGCGGCGCCCCCGTCGTCATCCAGCCCTTCGGCCTCGTCAATCGCACCAGCCGCACCGCGAGCGAGGATCTGTGGATCGCGCATTCGGGCCCGATCGGCGTATTCGGCGATAGCGCTGATTACGATGTCGATTACGACGATCTCGACGACGACCAGCGGATCTCGCCCGAAGGCCGCACCAGCTGGGCCGGCTTCACCGATATCTACTGGCTCGCCGCGCTCGTCCCGCAGGACGATACCGCGCCCGAAACCACCTTCCGCGCGCTGGGCGACGAAACCTATCGCGCGGACATGATCTACGAACCGAGCAATCTGGCTGCGGGACAGGCATACACCGTCACCTCGCGGCTCTATGCCGGGGCCAAGGAAAGCGTGATCCTCGACAGCTACGAGGATGCCGGGCTCCAGAAGTTCGGCCTCGCGATCGACTGGGGCTGGTTCCGCTGGTTCGAAAAGCCGTTCCTGTGGCTGCTGCGCACGATCTACGACGCGGTCGGCAATTTCGGCATCGCCATCATCTGCCTGACGATCATCGTGCGCGGGGCCATGTTCCCGATCGCCCAGAAGGGCTTTGCCAGCATGGCGTCGATGAAGGCGATCCAGCCGAAGATGAAGGCGCTCCAGGAACAGTACAAGGACGACAAGCCCAAGCAGCAACAGGAGATCATGGCGCTCTACAAGAAGGAGAAGGTCAACCCGGTCGCGGGCTGTCTGCCGATGCTGCTCCAGATCCCGGTGTTCTTCGCGCTGTACAAGGTGCTCTATCTCGCGATCGAGATGCGTCACCGCGACTTCCTGTGGATCACGGATCTGTCCGCGCCCGATCCGGCCAATCTGGCCAATGCGCTGTCCTATGTCGGTATCGAAGTGCCGCAGTTCCTGATGATCATCTTCGGGCTCGGCGTGCTCGGCGTCCTGCTCGGTTTCACCATGTGGCTGACCTTCAAGCTCAACCCGAGCACGCTCGATCCGATGCAGCAGAAGATCTTCGATATCATGCCGTGGATCCTGATGTTCGTGATGGCGCCGTTCGCCGCGGGCCTGCTGCTCTACTGGGTGACCTCGAACATCCTCACGCTGGCTCAGCAGAAATACCTCTATTCGAAGCATCCGCAGCTGCGCGCCGCGATCGAAGAGGACAAGGCGAAGAAGGCCGCCGAAGCGGCCAAGGCGGGCTCGTGA
- the yidD gene encoding membrane protein insertion efficiency factor YidD gives MKYPLIWIARLWQLGPSLLLPSTCRYHPSCSQYAIEALGKYGAIKGGWMAFKRILRCNPWGGHGHDPVP, from the coding sequence ATGAAATATCCGCTGATCTGGATCGCGCGGCTGTGGCAATTGGGGCCCAGCCTGCTGCTGCCGTCGACCTGCCGCTACCATCCCTCGTGCAGCCAGTATGCGATCGAGGCGCTGGGAAAATACGGCGCGATCAAGGGTGGATGGATGGCCTTCAAGCGTATATTGCGCTGCAACCCCTGGGGCGGCCACGGCCACGACCCGGTGCCCTAG
- the yihA gene encoding ribosome biogenesis GTP-binding protein YihA/YsxC → MTEAEAAEQAALERRAGKLFSGRVDFLLSAPQLKFLPEPTVPEIAFCGRSNVGKSSLLNALTGRKSIARASVTPGRTQELNFFEVGEPTLFRLVDMPGYGFAKAPVKVVEKWKSLVKTYLRGRPVLARTLVLVDGRHGPKDVDREMMTMLDEAAVGYRVVLTKADKMKASELAKVIEATEAEARKHVAAFPEIHVTSAEKGMGIGELRAAVLGDAGV, encoded by the coding sequence GTGACCGAAGCCGAAGCCGCCGAACAAGCCGCGCTCGAACGGCGCGCGGGCAAGCTGTTCTCGGGCCGGGTGGATTTCCTCCTCTCGGCACCGCAGCTCAAGTTCCTGCCCGAACCGACCGTTCCCGAGATCGCCTTCTGCGGGCGCTCCAACGTGGGCAAGAGCTCGCTGCTCAATGCGCTGACCGGGCGCAAGTCGATCGCACGCGCCTCGGTCACGCCGGGCCGTACGCAGGAACTCAACTTCTTCGAAGTGGGCGAACCCACTCTGTTCCGTCTCGTCGACATGCCCGGCTACGGCTTTGCCAAGGCCCCGGTCAAAGTGGTCGAGAAGTGGAAGAGCCTCGTGAAGACCTATCTGCGCGGCCGCCCGGTGCTTGCCCGCACGCTGGTGCTGGTCGACGGGCGCCACGGCCCCAAGGATGTCGACCGCGAGATGATGACCATGCTCGACGAGGCCGCGGTGGGTTACCGTGTCGTGCTGACCAAGGCCGACAAGATGAAGGCCAGCGAACTCGCCAAGGTGATCGAGGCGACCGAAGCCGAAGCGCGCAAGCACGTCGCCGCCTTCCCCGAGATCCACGTGACCAGCGCCGAAAAGGGCATGGGCATTGGGGAGTTGAGGGCGGCAGTGCTGGGGGACGCGGGGGTTTAG
- a CDS encoding VOC family protein has protein sequence MSLRPFHLAFPVHDLAAARAFYGEAMGCREGRSSAEWVDFDFYGHQIVAHLAPGEAGDRANNHVDGHGVPVPHFGVVLTMSDWQNLAERLTRAGVEFAIEPTIRFKGQPGEQATMFFRDPSGNALEMKAFADDAMLFAR, from the coding sequence ATGTCGCTCAGGCCCTTCCACCTCGCCTTCCCGGTTCACGACCTAGCCGCTGCTCGCGCCTTCTATGGCGAGGCCATGGGCTGCCGCGAGGGACGCAGCAGCGCCGAATGGGTCGATTTCGATTTCTACGGCCACCAGATCGTCGCGCATCTCGCCCCCGGCGAAGCGGGCGACCGCGCGAACAACCATGTCGACGGGCACGGCGTGCCCGTGCCCCATTTCGGCGTGGTGCTGACAATGAGTGACTGGCAGAACCTGGCCGAGCGCCTGACCAGGGCGGGCGTGGAGTTCGCCATCGAACCCACCATCCGCTTCAAGGGCCAGCCCGGCGAACAAGCAACGATGTTCTTCCGCGACCCCAGCGGCAATGCGCTGGAAATGAAGGCCTTCGCCGACGACGCAATGCTGTTTGCGCGTTAG
- the rpmH gene encoding 50S ribosomal protein L34, with the protein MKRTFQPSNLVRARRHGFFARKATPGGRKVLRARRARGRKKLCA; encoded by the coding sequence ATGAAGCGGACATTCCAGCCCTCGAACCTCGTGCGTGCACGCCGTCACGGTTTCTTCGCCCGCAAGGCTACTCCGGGTGGCCGCAAGGTCCTGCGCGCCCGTCGCGCCCGTGGCCGCAAGAAACTCTGCGCGTGA
- a CDS encoding S1/P1 nuclease translates to MGHRTIRNHCLSACAALAALLLPAQAQAWGFYAHTVTADIALENVRPQTRADIARLLQASPLLGTPDCDLDSLQDASVWPDCLRGQYWRWGYTFAWHYQTEPVTEEYDARKNCSGLGCVSAQVERNQRILADESLPDNVRVEALAFLVHFIGDIHMPLHSGDHDDRGGNDREAAYGIVPGLNLHWVWDGPLAERAISGNPPIARRYSAAERAELAGGKAADWGRESWQISRDFIYPETFGCDPCEGALPRETALSQELIERSAPIARRRVLQAGLRMAEYLDRAFEPGPLPEEVRD, encoded by the coding sequence ATGGGTCATCGAACAATACGAAACCATTGCCTGAGCGCATGCGCCGCGCTGGCGGCGCTGCTGCTCCCCGCGCAGGCGCAGGCCTGGGGCTTCTACGCGCATACGGTGACCGCCGATATCGCGCTGGAAAACGTGCGCCCGCAGACGCGCGCGGACATCGCACGGCTGCTGCAGGCCTCGCCCCTGCTGGGCACGCCCGATTGCGACCTGGACAGTCTGCAGGATGCGAGCGTGTGGCCCGACTGCCTGCGCGGCCAGTACTGGCGCTGGGGCTACACTTTCGCCTGGCACTACCAGACCGAGCCGGTCACCGAGGAATATGACGCGCGCAAGAACTGCTCCGGCCTCGGCTGCGTCAGCGCGCAGGTCGAACGCAACCAGCGCATCCTCGCCGACGAGAGCCTGCCCGACAATGTCCGCGTGGAAGCGCTCGCCTTCCTCGTCCATTTCATCGGCGACATCCACATGCCGCTGCATTCGGGCGATCACGACGACCGCGGCGGCAACGATCGCGAGGCGGCCTATGGCATCGTCCCGGGGCTGAACCTGCACTGGGTGTGGGACGGGCCGCTGGCCGAACGCGCGATCAGCGGCAATCCGCCGATCGCGCGGCGCTACAGCGCGGCCGAACGCGCCGAACTGGCGGGGGGCAAGGCCGCCGACTGGGGCCGTGAAAGCTGGCAGATCTCGCGCGACTTCATCTATCCCGAAACCTTCGGCTGCGACCCGTGCGAGGGTGCACTGCCGCGCGAGACCGCGCTGTCGCAGGAACTGATCGAACGCTCGGCCCCGATCGCGCGGCGCCGCGTGCTGCAGGCGGGATTGCGCATGGCCGAATATCTCGATCGCGCTTTCGAGCCGGGGCCGTTGCCCGAAGAGGTGCGCGACTAG
- a CDS encoding beta-1,6-N-acetylglucosaminyltransferase has protein sequence MIAYFLLVHRYPAQFKRLFKAIYLPGNQYVVHVDKGSGATLTEEITDFLTPYQGVEMLESKDALWGGYSLVDAELRGMARLLEMDSRWTHYINLSGQDFPLKSQDYIRQFFAAHPGKQFIRALDQAKERPDTMNRISHVFKEEQGKMTATGIARPYILGDTPFIGTQWKAVTRSFCDYVCHDPGAERFKTFYSNSFIADEAFFQTVMMNSIDHGTVMNDDLRMIDWVPDGDIKLRPRNYDEKDFDELKRSTDLFARKFDAEYETEILSLLESHLRSPAAIRYRGSGEVPGILLATKELELISARPTQPSRTIAGTVRNNSSKPTHENCISHDLPKMEAGRKSEELCN, from the coding sequence ATGATCGCTTATTTCCTTCTCGTTCATCGTTATCCAGCTCAGTTCAAACGCTTGTTCAAGGCAATCTACCTGCCAGGGAACCAGTATGTCGTACACGTCGACAAAGGCTCTGGTGCGACCCTGACTGAGGAAATCACAGACTTTCTGACACCTTATCAGGGGGTCGAAATGCTGGAATCGAAAGATGCCCTTTGGGGCGGATACAGCCTCGTGGACGCTGAACTGCGAGGGATGGCTCGCCTGCTCGAGATGGATAGTAGGTGGACCCACTATATCAATCTTTCAGGTCAGGATTTCCCACTCAAGAGCCAAGACTACATTCGCCAGTTCTTTGCCGCGCACCCCGGCAAGCAGTTTATCCGCGCGCTCGATCAGGCCAAGGAACGGCCCGATACGATGAATCGCATCAGCCATGTGTTCAAAGAGGAGCAAGGGAAAATGACTGCGACGGGCATCGCGCGCCCCTACATCCTTGGTGACACGCCGTTCATCGGGACGCAGTGGAAGGCTGTGACGCGCAGTTTTTGCGATTATGTTTGCCATGACCCCGGAGCAGAACGGTTCAAGACGTTTTATAGTAACAGCTTTATCGCGGACGAAGCGTTCTTCCAGACCGTGATGATGAACAGTATCGACCACGGCACCGTTATGAATGATGATCTGAGAATGATCGACTGGGTGCCTGATGGTGACATCAAGTTGCGCCCCCGCAATTACGACGAGAAGGATTTCGACGAATTGAAGCGAAGTACCGATCTTTTCGCACGGAAATTCGATGCCGAGTATGAGACAGAAATCCTCTCCCTGCTTGAAAGTCACCTGAGATCACCGGCAGCGATCAGATACCGTGGTTCGGGCGAGGTGCCAGGAATACTTCTCGCTACGAAAGAGCTGGAGTTGATCTCTGCTCGACCCACTCAACCCTCGCGAACCATTGCGGGGACGGTGAGGAACAATTCCTCTAAGCCCACGCATGAGAATTGTATTTCTCACGATCTTCCAAAAATGGAAGCAGGTCGAAAAAGCGAAGAGCTGTGCAACTGA
- a CDS encoding glutathione S-transferase family protein, translating into MKLIIGNKNYSSWSLRGWLAAKQSGLSFEEITVPMFGKQWDALKSEDGGTQPSHGKVPILWDDEAVVWDSLAILEYLADKVGRDRFWPKDAVARGMARSMVAEMHSSYHALRGECPMNVRKRFEGFTPSEACRQDILRILGLWAEARSRFGSGGPFLFGTFGAADVYFAPVVSRFISYQIAVPGFAAAYMQAVWEHEWLQAWIETSESEEWVIEQYETIA; encoded by the coding sequence ATGAAGCTGATCATCGGCAACAAGAATTACTCGAGCTGGAGCCTGCGCGGCTGGCTCGCGGCGAAGCAGTCGGGTCTGTCGTTCGAGGAAATCACCGTGCCGATGTTCGGCAAGCAATGGGACGCGCTCAAGAGCGAGGATGGCGGCACGCAGCCCTCGCACGGCAAGGTACCGATCCTGTGGGACGACGAGGCGGTGGTGTGGGACAGCCTCGCGATCCTCGAATATCTCGCCGACAAGGTCGGGCGCGACCGGTTCTGGCCCAAGGACGCGGTCGCGCGCGGCATGGCGCGCTCGATGGTCGCGGAAATGCATTCCTCCTACCATGCTCTGCGCGGCGAATGCCCGATGAACGTGCGCAAGCGGTTCGAGGGCTTCACCCCGAGCGAGGCCTGCCGGCAGGACATCCTGCGCATTCTCGGGCTGTGGGCCGAGGCGCGCAGCCGCTTCGGCAGCGGCGGCCCGTTCCTGTTCGGCACTTTCGGCGCGGCGGATGTCTATTTCGCCCCGGTAGTGTCACGCTTCATCAGCTATCAGATCGCCGTACCCGGCTTCGCCGCCGCCTATATGCAGGCGGTGTGGGAGCATGAGTGGTTGCAGGCGTGGATCGAAACATCGGAAAGCGAAGAATGGGTCATCGAACAATACGAAACCATTGCCTGA